Proteins encoded within one genomic window of Pseudalkalibacillus sp. SCS-8:
- the ylqF gene encoding ribosome biogenesis GTPase YlqF, whose translation MQIQWFPGHMAKARRQITEKLKMIDVVFELVDARIPLSSRNPMIDDIVGNKPRLVLLNKSDMADPAVTKQWQDYFAEKDIRTVTVNSKTGQGLNRISEVARDLVKEKFDKMIEKGVKPRAVRALILGIPNVGKSTLINRLANKKIAKTGDRPGITQRQQWIKVGKELELLDTPGILWPKFEDQTTGYRLAVTGAIKDEILDFGDIAFFAIQYMKEAYPDRLIERYKLEDVSAPPLEVFEEIGKKRGCLLKGGEIDYEKAAEIILRDIRSEKLGPLSFERPSDF comes from the coding sequence ATGCAAATTCAATGGTTCCCGGGGCATATGGCGAAAGCCAGGAGACAGATAACTGAAAAGCTGAAGATGATCGATGTCGTATTTGAGCTTGTCGATGCCCGAATTCCTTTGTCTTCACGGAACCCGATGATTGATGACATCGTTGGGAACAAGCCAAGATTAGTCCTGTTGAATAAATCAGATATGGCTGATCCAGCAGTGACAAAACAATGGCAGGATTATTTTGCAGAGAAGGATATAAGAACGGTTACAGTCAACTCCAAAACTGGACAAGGGCTGAACAGGATCTCTGAAGTTGCAAGGGATCTAGTCAAAGAGAAATTCGATAAAATGATTGAAAAAGGAGTCAAACCGAGGGCTGTCAGAGCCTTGATCCTTGGTATTCCTAACGTAGGAAAATCGACTCTCATCAATCGATTGGCAAATAAGAAAATCGCGAAGACGGGTGACCGACCAGGGATAACACAACGTCAGCAATGGATTAAAGTTGGAAAAGAATTGGAGCTTTTGGATACACCCGGAATATTGTGGCCGAAATTCGAAGACCAAACGACAGGCTATCGACTTGCGGTAACGGGGGCCATTAAAGATGAAATCCTTGATTTCGGTGACATTGCTTTCTTTGCGATCCAATATATGAAAGAAGCCTATCCAGACCGACTGATTGAACGCTACAAATTGGAGGATGTATCAGCTCCACCTCTCGAGGTTTTCGAAGAAATAGGAAAGAAGAGAGGTTGTCTCTTAAAAGGCGGAGAGATCGACTATGAAAAAGCAGCTGAAATCATCTTGAGGGATATCCGTTCTGAAAAGCTCGGTCCTCTATCATTTGAACGACCGTCTGATTTTTAG
- a CDS encoding ribonuclease HII: MKDKSINEIRTLLNQHEGELTRNQKIELEQDPRKGVQALWKQWCKRKEQESLKHERYIEMSKHEQACISKGYRYIAGVDEVGRGPLAGPVVASAVILPEDFQIIGLDDSKKLNEKTREELYEQIHAQAISIGIGMKSAEEIDRINIYEASKAAMMEAIEDLTVRPEYLLIDAMKLPLTIPQESIIKGDAKSNSIAAASIIAKVTRDRYMQDLDKKYPHYSFNSNVGYGTSQHLEALRIHGITEEHRKSFAPVSEISGKQLTIFDDK, encoded by the coding sequence ATGAAGGATAAATCAATCAACGAAATCCGAACCCTCCTCAATCAACATGAAGGTGAGCTGACCAGAAATCAAAAGATCGAGCTTGAGCAGGATCCTCGGAAAGGTGTACAAGCACTATGGAAACAATGGTGCAAACGGAAAGAGCAAGAATCATTGAAGCATGAACGATACATAGAAATGTCAAAGCACGAGCAAGCATGTATTTCTAAAGGGTATAGGTATATTGCAGGGGTGGATGAAGTTGGACGGGGGCCACTTGCAGGCCCAGTTGTAGCCAGTGCCGTCATCCTTCCTGAAGATTTCCAGATCATTGGGCTGGATGATTCGAAAAAGCTGAATGAAAAGACGAGAGAAGAGCTGTATGAACAAATACATGCTCAGGCGATTTCAATCGGAATCGGAATGAAATCAGCCGAAGAAATTGACCGGATCAACATTTATGAAGCAAGTAAGGCTGCGATGATGGAAGCGATAGAAGATTTGACTGTTCGTCCTGAATACCTTTTGATCGATGCAATGAAACTACCATTGACGATTCCACAGGAAAGTATCATCAAAGGGGATGCAAAGAGCAATTCGATCGCAGCCGCATCCATCATTGCGAAAGTGACACGCGATCGATATATGCAAGATCTTGATAAGAAATATCCTCACTATTCCTTCAACTCGAATGTCGGTTACGGAACCTCCCAGCACCTTGAAGCATTGAGGATACACGGGATCACTGAGGAGCACAGGAAGTCATTCGCTCCGGTTTCTGAAATCAGTGGCAAACAATTGACAATCTTTGACGATAAATAA